One Gossypium hirsutum isolate 1008001.06 chromosome A11, Gossypium_hirsutum_v2.1, whole genome shotgun sequence genomic window carries:
- the LOC107887708 gene encoding gamma conglutin 1 → MPSLLNLFLVPFMASSSLYFLLIFLSISSFTLLSQSQTSSKLNKLVLPIHQDNKTNLYVANIYKRTPLLQIPFVVDLNGRLLWVTCEQNYLSSTYRAPRCYSTQCARANTHYCHTCFSKARPGCHNNTCGLMSVNPVTGLTAMSELAQDVLSIYSTQGSNPGPLVKIPRFLFTCAPSLLLQPVLPGNVQGIAGLGHSPISLPTQLASHFGYAGFAPTFALCLAPNGVIFFGDSPYYMLPGIDISLPLGYTPLIISPLGEYYIEVKSIKINNKDVPLNTTLLSIDRRGIGGTKLSTINPYTILEHSIFKSVTEFFTKELSGIPLVKPVEPFEVCFNSKSIDKRTRVGPKVPTIDLVLHDQHVIWRIYGSNSVVEATPGVSCLAFVDGGLNTRAAIVIGAYQMENNLILFDMARSRLGFSSSLLFFKTSCNNLISLLFHKENDFVLAHCIY, encoded by the coding sequence ATGCCCTCCTTGCTTAACCTTTTCCTTGTTCCATTCATGGCTTCTTCTTCCCTTTATTTTCTTCTCATATTCCTTTCCATTTCTTCTTTCACCCTTTTATCACAATCCCAAACAAGTTCCAAGCTAAACAAGCTTGTTTTGCCAATTCACCAAGATAACAAGACCAATCTCTATGTTGCCAACATTTATAAAAGAACTCCATTATTGCAAATCCCATTTGTTGTGGACTTGAATGGGAGGTTATTATGGGTTACTTGCGAACAAAACTACCTTTCTTCGACCTACCGTGCCCCTCGATGCTATTCGACTCAATGTGCTAGAGCCAACACACACTATTGCCACACTTGCTTCTCCAAGGCCAGACCGGGGTGCCACAACAACACATGTGGGCTCATGTCGGTGAACCCTGTGACGGGCTTAACTGCCATGAGCGAGCTTGCACAAGATGTTCTGTCAATCTATTCCACTCAAGGGTCTAACCCTGGTCCCCTTGTTAAGATACCTCGGTTCTTGTTCACTTGTGCACCTTCCCTTTTGCTGCAACCAGTGTTACCAGGGAATGTTCAAGGGATAGCTGGATTAGGGCATTCCCCTATTTCTCTACCCACTCAACTTGCCTCACACTTTGGATATGCTGGCTTTGCCCCAACATTTGCCTTATGTCTAGCTCCAAATGGGGTCATTTTCTTTGGGGATAGCCCTTATTATATGCTTCCTGGTATTGATATTTCACTCCCTTTAGGCTACACTCCATTGATCATTAGTCCACTAGGAGAGTACTACATAGAAGTGAAATCaatcaaaataaataacaagGATGTTCCATTAAACACAACTCTGTTATCAATCGATAGACGAGGCATTGGAGGTACAAAGCTCAGCACAATAAATCCTTACACCATTCTCGAACACTCGATCTTCAAATCTGTCACTGAATTTTTCACTAAAGAGCTCTCTGGTATTCCCCTTGTAAAGCCAGTGGAACCGTTTGAGGTTTGTTTTAACTCGAAAAGTATCGACAAAAGAACCAGGGTTGGACCAAAGGTTCCTACTATCGACCTTGTGCTCCATGACCAACATGTTATATGGAGGATTTACGGAtcgaactctgtggttgaagctACACCAGGAGTTTCTTGCTTAGCCTTTGTTGACGGAGGACTCAACACTCGAGCTGCAATTGTTATTGGGGCTTACCAAATGGAGAATAATCTTATACTGTTTGACATGGCAAGATCAAGGCTGGGATTCAGCTCTTCCCTGCTGTTTTTTAAGACTTCTTGTAATAACTTAATTTCACTGCTATTCCATAAAGAGAATGATTTTGTTTTAGCCCATTGCATATATTAG